A region of Streptomyces deccanensis DNA encodes the following proteins:
- a CDS encoding lysine N(6)-hydroxylase/L-ornithine N(5)-oxygenase family protein encodes MPSSTWENPLTASLPESAENAVKTHDFIGIGLGPFNLGLACLTEPIDELDGIFLDSKPHFEWHSGMFLDGAHLQTPFMSDLVTLADPTSPYSFLNYLKDSGRLYSFYIRENFYPLRVEYDDYCRWAASRLSNVRFNTTVSEVTYEDDVYVVRTTGGDVLRARRLVLGTGTVPYIPEACQDLGGDFFHNAQYMHRKAELQSKKSITIVGSGQSAAEIYYELLSEIDVHGYQLNWVTRSPRFFPLEYTKLTLEMTSPDYIDYFRALPEETRYRLEKQQKGLFKGINGDLIDSIFDLLYQKNVTAGGRPVPTRLLTNSSLNSATYEDGRYTLGLRQDEQGKDFEIETEGLVLATGYHYRPPAFLSSINDRLVFDGHGRFDVARNYSIDTTGRGVFLQNAGVHTHSITSPDLGMGAYRNAYIIRELLGTEYYPVEKTIAFQEFAV; translated from the coding sequence ATGCCGAGCAGTACCTGGGAGAATCCCTTGACCGCGTCGCTTCCTGAATCCGCTGAGAACGCCGTGAAAACCCACGACTTCATCGGCATCGGACTGGGACCCTTCAACCTCGGCCTCGCCTGCCTCACCGAGCCCATCGACGAACTCGACGGGATCTTCCTGGACTCGAAGCCGCACTTCGAGTGGCACTCGGGGATGTTCCTCGACGGCGCCCACCTGCAGACCCCGTTCATGTCGGACCTGGTCACCCTCGCCGACCCGACCTCCCCGTACTCCTTCCTGAACTACCTGAAGGACTCGGGCCGTCTGTACTCGTTCTACATCCGGGAGAACTTTTACCCGCTGCGCGTCGAGTACGACGACTACTGCCGCTGGGCCGCGAGCCGGCTGAGCAACGTCCGCTTCAACACGACGGTCAGCGAGGTGACGTACGAGGACGACGTCTACGTCGTGCGCACGACCGGCGGGGACGTCCTGCGCGCCCGGCGCCTCGTCCTCGGCACCGGCACCGTCCCGTACATCCCCGAGGCCTGCCAGGACCTGGGCGGCGACTTCTTCCACAACGCGCAGTACATGCACCGCAAGGCGGAGCTGCAGTCGAAGAAGTCGATCACGATCGTCGGCAGCGGCCAGAGCGCCGCGGAGATCTACTACGAACTCCTCTCCGAGATCGACGTCCACGGCTACCAGCTCAACTGGGTCACCCGCTCCCCGCGGTTCTTCCCTCTCGAATACACCAAGCTGACGCTGGAGATGACGTCCCCGGACTACATCGACTACTTCCGCGCGCTGCCCGAGGAGACCCGCTACCGGCTGGAGAAGCAGCAGAAGGGCCTGTTCAAGGGCATCAACGGGGATCTGATCGACTCGATCTTCGACCTGCTCTACCAGAAGAACGTCACCGCCGGCGGCCGCCCGGTCCCGACCCGGCTGCTCACCAACTCGTCCCTCAACAGCGCCACTTACGAGGACGGCCGGTACACGCTCGGCCTGCGCCAGGACGAGCAGGGCAAGGACTTCGAGATCGAGACCGAGGGCCTGGTCCTGGCCACCGGCTACCACTACCGGCCGCCGGCCTTCCTCTCCTCGATCAACGACCGGCTCGTCTTCGACGGCCACGGCCGCTTCGACGTGGCCCGCAACTACTCCATCGACACCACCGGCCGCGGCGTCTTCCTGCAGAACGCCGGCGTCCACACCCACAGCATCACCTCGCCCGACCTGGGCATGGGCGCGTACCGCAACGCGTACATCATCCGCGAACTGCTCGGCACCGAGTACTACCCGGTCGAGAAGACGATCGCCTTCCAGGAGTTCGCGGTATGA